From one Enterobacter kobei genomic stretch:
- the fepC gene encoding iron-enterobactin ABC transporter ATP-binding protein: MTLSDARLRGEALTLGYGKKIVAENLNVTLPDGHFTAIIGPNGCGKSTLLRTLSRLMTPAHGHVYLDGEQIQRFNSKEVARRIGLLAQNATTPGDITVQELVARGRYPHQPLFTRWRAEDEAAVQRAMAATGVTALAGQSVDTLSGGQRQRAWIAMVLAQETAIMLLDEPTTWLDISYQIDVLELLSELNREQGYTLAAVLHDLNQACRYATHLIALRDGKIVAQGAPKAIVTADLIEKIYGMRCVIIEDPVAHTPLVVPLGRGPR, encoded by the coding sequence ATGACCCTCTCAGATGCCCGTTTGCGCGGCGAGGCCTTAACCCTTGGCTATGGCAAAAAAATCGTTGCCGAAAATCTTAACGTGACCCTGCCCGACGGCCATTTCACCGCCATTATCGGTCCCAACGGCTGCGGAAAATCGACGCTGCTGCGCACCTTAAGTCGCCTGATGACCCCGGCGCACGGCCACGTCTATCTCGACGGTGAACAGATCCAGCGTTTCAACAGTAAAGAAGTGGCTCGCCGTATCGGGTTGCTGGCGCAGAATGCCACTACGCCGGGAGATATTACGGTACAGGAACTGGTGGCGCGCGGGCGCTATCCGCATCAGCCACTGTTTACCCGCTGGCGGGCGGAAGACGAAGCGGCAGTGCAGCGGGCGATGGCGGCGACCGGCGTCACCGCGCTGGCCGGGCAGAGCGTGGATACCTTGTCCGGGGGGCAGCGTCAGCGGGCGTGGATTGCAATGGTGCTGGCGCAGGAAACGGCGATCATGTTGCTTGATGAGCCGACGACCTGGCTGGACATCAGCTATCAGATTGACGTGCTGGAATTGTTAAGCGAACTGAACCGCGAACAGGGTTATACGCTGGCTGCCGTGCTGCACGATCTGAACCAGGCCTGCCGCTATGCCACCCATCTGATTGCGCTGCGGGACGGGAAAATCGTGGCACAGGGCGCACCAAAAGCGATTGTGACGGCAGATCTGATCGAGAAGATTTACGGCATGCGCTGTGTGATTATTGAGGATCCGGTGGCGCATACGCCGCTGGTGGTACCCTTAGGGCGCGGGCCACGGTAG
- the fepG gene encoding iron-enterobactin ABC transporter permease, producing MNAPSRRLILSCLLVALACLLVALWSLQSGAVPLTLTQVFAALIGDAPRGMQLVVNEWRLPRVLIALLTGAALGISGAIFQSLMRNPLGSPDVMGFNTGAWSGVLIAMVFFGQHLTAIALAAMAGGILTSLVVWLLAWRNGIETFRLIIIGIGVRAMLVAFNTWLLLQASLETALTAGLWNAGSLNGLTWAKTLPAAPVLLVMFVCAALLVRRMRLLEMGDDSACALGVSVERSRLLMMLVAVVLTAASTALTGPISFIALVAPHIARRISGTARWGLTQAALCGALLLLAADLCAQRLFVPYQLPVGVVTVSLGGIYLIALLIKESRKR from the coding sequence GTGAACGCCCCTTCCCGTCGTCTGATCTTAAGCTGCCTGCTAGTGGCGCTCGCCTGTCTGCTGGTGGCGCTGTGGAGCTTGCAAAGCGGCGCGGTGCCGTTGACGCTGACCCAGGTCTTTGCCGCCCTCATCGGCGATGCACCGCGCGGTATGCAGTTGGTGGTCAATGAGTGGCGTCTGCCGCGCGTGCTGATCGCCCTGCTCACCGGCGCGGCGCTGGGTATCAGCGGCGCGATTTTCCAGTCGCTGATGCGAAACCCGCTCGGCAGCCCCGACGTGATGGGCTTTAACACCGGCGCCTGGAGCGGCGTGCTGATTGCGATGGTGTTTTTTGGTCAGCACCTGACGGCGATTGCGCTGGCGGCGATGGCAGGCGGTATTCTTACCTCGCTGGTGGTCTGGCTGCTGGCGTGGCGTAACGGCATTGAAACCTTCCGGCTGATCATTATCGGTATTGGCGTGCGCGCCATGCTGGTGGCTTTTAATACCTGGCTGCTGTTGCAGGCGTCTCTTGAAACGGCGCTGACCGCCGGGCTGTGGAACGCCGGATCGCTCAATGGCCTGACGTGGGCGAAAACCCTGCCTGCCGCCCCGGTGCTGCTGGTGATGTTTGTCTGCGCCGCGCTGCTGGTGCGCCGCATGCGGCTGCTGGAGATGGGGGATGACAGCGCCTGTGCGCTGGGGGTCAGCGTTGAGCGTTCGCGTCTGCTGATGATGCTAGTCGCCGTGGTGCTGACTGCCGCCTCCACCGCCCTGACCGGCCCGATCTCTTTTATTGCGCTGGTCGCCCCGCACATCGCGCGGCGTATCAGCGGCACCGCCCGCTGGGGGCTGACCCAGGCGGCGCTGTGCGGTGCATTGCTGTTGCTGGCGGCCGATCTTTGCGCCCAGCGGCTGTTTGTTCCCTATCAACTTCCGGTCGGCGTGGTGACCGTAAGCCTGGGCGGAATCTATCTCATCGCCCTGTTAATTAAGGAGTCCCGCAAAAGATGA
- the fepD gene encoding Fe(3+)-siderophore ABC transporter permease, giving the protein MSFSPNLARPLIVTGLFLLLLLAAALSLLIGAKPLPFSVVMDAFTGSCQSADCTIVLDARLPRTLAGLLAGGALGLAGALMQTLTRNPLADPGLLGVNAGASFAIVLGAALLGLTSPHEQLALAFTGALAASLVVAFTGSAGGGQLSPVRLTLAGVALGAVLEGLSSGIALLNPDVYDQLRFWQAGSLDVRQLHTLKIVLLPVLIAAGIALLQSRALNSLSLGADTATALGSRVARTQLLGLLAITVLCGSATAIVGPIAFIGLMMPHMARWLVGADHRWSLPATLIATPALLLFADILGRLLVPGELRVSVVSAFIGAPVLIWLVRRHRRGGSW; this is encoded by the coding sequence ATGTCTTTTTCGCCCAACCTGGCACGTCCGCTTATCGTGACCGGGTTATTTTTATTGCTGCTTCTTGCGGCTGCGCTCAGCTTACTTATCGGGGCAAAACCCCTGCCCTTTTCCGTCGTTATGGACGCCTTCACGGGCAGTTGCCAGAGCGCGGACTGCACTATCGTGCTGGATGCCCGTCTGCCGCGCACCCTTGCCGGATTACTCGCCGGTGGCGCACTTGGGCTTGCCGGCGCGCTGATGCAAACCCTGACCCGCAATCCGCTGGCCGATCCCGGTCTGCTCGGCGTGAACGCCGGAGCCAGCTTCGCCATCGTGCTCGGTGCGGCGCTGCTCGGTTTAACCTCTCCCCATGAACAGCTGGCACTGGCGTTTACCGGCGCGCTGGCGGCGTCGTTAGTGGTGGCCTTTACCGGCAGCGCGGGCGGTGGACAGCTCAGCCCGGTGCGGCTGACCCTGGCGGGCGTAGCCCTTGGCGCGGTGCTGGAAGGCTTATCCAGCGGCATCGCCCTGCTGAATCCCGATGTCTACGATCAGCTGCGCTTCTGGCAGGCTGGATCGCTGGACGTGCGGCAACTTCATACTCTGAAAATCGTCTTACTGCCGGTGCTGATCGCCGCGGGTATCGCCCTGCTGCAAAGTAGGGCGCTGAACAGCCTGAGCCTCGGCGCGGACACCGCCACGGCGCTCGGCAGCCGCGTGGCGCGCACCCAACTGCTGGGATTACTGGCGATCACTGTGCTGTGCGGCAGCGCCACGGCGATAGTCGGCCCGATTGCTTTTATTGGCCTGATGATGCCGCATATGGCGCGCTGGCTGGTGGGGGCGGATCATCGCTGGTCGTTGCCGGCGACGCTGATCGCCACCCCTGCCCTGCTGCTGTTTGCCGATATTCTGGGTCGTCTGCTGGTGCCCGGCGAGCTGCGGGTGTCGGTAGTCAGCGCCTTTATTGGCGCGCCGGTGCTTATCTGGCTGGTACGCCGTCATCGTCGCGGAGGTAGCTGGTGA
- the wzz(fepE) gene encoding LPS O-antigen length regulator Wzz(fepE), with protein MSSTNIKHDRDVEFSNYPVETHRNNEIDLLALLDVLWCAKKQIIGIALAFALLGVLATFLMPQKWTSQAVITPAEELQWNELQQTLMQLRVLDIDIGVDQKDIFNRFIKAFNSRALMQEYFMSSPQVMGQVKDANIDPLELQRAVVRLSDNMKAADSVKGKNDPELPYVAWNLSFTAPTAKDAQAVLQGYINYVAALVTKETLETIRNTVALKTHFEKEKLMLDRVRLTNQRDIKIQRLNYSLEVANAAGIKRPVYSNGQVVNDDPDFSIALGADGIQEKLKIEKSLRDISDLNAELRNREFHLAELEKVSVKNVDFEPFKYQLAPSYPVKKDGPGKALIVVLAAMIGGIVACGFVLLRNAMVTRTLTPELTLEPSH; from the coding sequence ATGTCTTCAACGAATATTAAGCACGACAGGGATGTGGAGTTCAGCAATTATCCGGTTGAAACCCACCGCAATAATGAAATCGATCTGCTGGCGCTGCTTGACGTTTTATGGTGCGCAAAAAAACAAATCATCGGGATCGCGCTGGCTTTTGCCCTGTTGGGCGTGCTGGCAACGTTTTTGATGCCGCAAAAATGGACCAGCCAGGCGGTGATCACCCCTGCTGAAGAGCTGCAATGGAATGAGTTGCAACAGACCCTGATGCAACTGCGCGTGCTGGACATCGACATTGGCGTGGATCAGAAAGACATTTTCAACCGCTTTATCAAAGCCTTCAATTCCCGCGCCCTGATGCAGGAATATTTCATGTCATCGCCGCAGGTGATGGGGCAGGTAAAAGACGCCAATATCGATCCGCTGGAATTACAGCGTGCCGTGGTGCGCCTGTCAGATAATATGAAAGCCGCCGACAGTGTGAAAGGGAAAAACGATCCTGAGCTGCCCTATGTTGCCTGGAATTTAAGCTTTACTGCGCCAACAGCGAAAGATGCGCAAGCGGTATTACAGGGATATATTAATTATGTTGCGGCACTGGTAACAAAAGAAACTCTCGAAACCATCCGTAACACCGTGGCGCTGAAAACGCATTTTGAGAAAGAAAAATTAATGCTTGATCGCGTCAGATTAACCAACCAGCGTGATATTAAGATCCAGCGTCTTAACTATTCCCTGGAAGTGGCCAACGCGGCAGGGATTAAACGCCCGGTCTATAGCAACGGTCAGGTGGTGAATGATGATCCGGATTTCTCCATTGCGCTGGGCGCCGATGGTATTCAGGAGAAATTAAAAATCGAGAAGTCACTGCGTGATATTTCCGATCTGAACGCCGAACTGCGTAACCGCGAGTTTCACCTCGCCGAGCTGGAAAAAGTCAGCGTGAAAAATGTTGATTTTGAACCCTTTAAATACCAGCTTGCACCGTCCTATCCGGTGAAAAAGGATGGCCCGGGCAAGGCGCTGATCGTGGTGCTGGCGGCGATGATCGGCGGCATAGTGGCCTGCGGATTTGTATTGTTGCGTAATGCGATGGTCACCCGCACTCTGACGCCGGAACTGACGCTGGAACCGTCTCACTGA
- the entF gene encoding enterobactin non-ribosomal peptide synthetase EntF, with amino-acid sequence MSARLPLVAAQPGIWMAEKLSTLPNAWSVAHYVDITSAALDAPLLCEAIAIGMAQADTLRMRFVEDNGEVFQYVDEALTLAAPVRIDVRDAACPHRAALALMQAELDQNLRVDSGKPLVHHALLRIADDRWYWYQRYHHLLVDGFSFPAITRQIAAIYRAWRNGEPTPPSPFTPFADVVDEYQRYRDSEAYARDGAFWGEVKRALPPPVSLSGTPLPGRAATTDILRLKQTLDAEAFSRLAGSAPGCQRADLALALVVLWLGRLCGRLEYAAGFIFMRRMGSAALTATGPVLNVLPLAVNIDAQETLPALAQKLAASLKKMRRHQRYDAEQIVRDAGRAAGDEPLFGPVFNVKMFDYQLELDGVAGTTHTLATGPVNDLEMALFPDEEGGLSIEVLANRQRYDETTLNAHAARLDALLRQFAATPDLRCGDAQLISAAERVQIARINDTGMALPETTLSQLVAEQTRRTPDAPALADAHWQFSYREMRQQVIALAQRLREQGVQPGDSVAVALPRSVFLTLALHAIVEAGAAWLPLDTGYPDDRLRMMLEDARPRLLITAPDQQARFADLPDLNTLCYTAPLPVSDTQGLQLSRPQHTAYIIFTSGSTGRPKGVMVGQTAIVNRLLWMQAAYPLSAADVVAQKTPCSFDVSVWEFFWPFIAGAQVVMAEPDTHRDPQALQNFFAQWGVTTTHFVPSMLAAFVAALTPETARTHCRTLKQVFCSGEALPADLCREWEQLTGAPLHNLYGPTEAAVDVSWYPAHGEALAAVTGNSVPIGFPVWNTGLRILDAMMQPVPPGVAGDLYLTGIQLAQGYLGRADLTASRFIADPFVPGEWMYRTGDVARWLDNGAVEYLGRSDDQLKIRGQRIELGEIDRVMQSLPDVAQAVAHACVLNQAAIGGGDARQLVGYLVSESGLPLDREALREQLTARLPPHMVPVVLVQVADLPLSANGKLDRKALPVPQPTAKAGGRAPQSASEIRVAQAFSQLLGGEVDDAQADFFALGGHSLLAMRLAALLSRECERQVTPGQIMVASTVARLAALLDAENDEQAQRLGYEAILPLRESHGPTLFCFHPASGFAWQFSVLARYLHPRWSITGIQSPRPDGPMATAATLDEVCEHHLRTLLARQPHGPYYLFGYSLGGTLAQGIAARLRQRGEAVAFLGLLDTWPPETQNWAEKEANGLDPEVLAEIDREREAFLAAQQGSAPGELFSAIEGNYGDAVRLLSSAHSVAFDGKATLFVAEQTLPEGMDPARAWSPWVRELDIYPQPCAHVDIISPRAFESIGPIMQKLLQ; translated from the coding sequence ATGTCCGCTCGACTCCCCTTAGTTGCCGCTCAGCCCGGGATCTGGATGGCTGAAAAACTCTCGACGCTGCCTAACGCCTGGAGCGTGGCGCACTACGTCGACATCACCAGCGCCGCGCTGGATGCGCCGCTGCTCTGCGAGGCGATTGCCATCGGCATGGCGCAGGCCGACACGCTGCGTATGCGCTTTGTGGAAGATAACGGCGAGGTGTTCCAGTATGTCGATGAGGCGCTGACCCTCGCCGCGCCGGTGCGGATCGATGTGCGTGACGCCGCCTGTCCGCACCGCGCCGCGCTGGCACTGATGCAGGCCGAACTGGATCAGAACCTGCGCGTCGACAGTGGCAAGCCGCTGGTGCACCACGCGCTGTTGCGCATCGCCGACGATCGCTGGTACTGGTATCAGCGCTATCACCATTTGCTGGTCGATGGCTTCAGCTTCCCGGCCATTACCCGCCAGATCGCCGCCATTTATCGCGCCTGGCGCAACGGCGAACCCACGCCGCCGTCACCCTTTACCCCTTTTGCTGACGTGGTGGACGAGTACCAGCGCTACCGCGACAGCGAGGCGTACGCCCGTGACGGCGCATTCTGGGGCGAGGTAAAGCGCGCGCTACCACCGCCAGTATCCCTTTCCGGCACACCGCTGCCGGGCCGGGCCGCGACCACCGATATTCTGCGCCTCAAACAAACACTGGATGCTGAAGCGTTCTCGCGGCTTGCCGGCAGCGCGCCAGGCTGCCAGCGGGCCGATCTGGCGCTGGCGCTAGTGGTGCTGTGGCTGGGAAGGCTGTGTGGACGGCTGGAGTATGCTGCGGGCTTTATTTTTATGCGCCGTATGGGGTCTGCGGCGCTGACCGCCACCGGCCCGGTATTGAACGTGCTGCCCCTCGCGGTGAATATTGACGCGCAGGAGACGCTGCCGGCGCTTGCGCAAAAGCTTGCCGCCAGCCTGAAAAAGATGCGCCGCCATCAGCGCTACGACGCCGAGCAGATCGTGCGTGACGCCGGACGCGCAGCGGGGGATGAACCGCTGTTTGGCCCGGTGTTTAACGTCAAAATGTTTGATTACCAGCTGGAACTCGACGGCGTGGCGGGCACCACCCACACGCTGGCGACCGGGCCGGTTAACGATCTGGAGATGGCCCTGTTCCCGGACGAGGAGGGCGGCCTGAGCATTGAAGTGCTGGCGAACCGTCAGCGTTACGATGAAACCACGCTTAATGCCCACGCCGCGCGCCTTGATGCGCTGTTGCGCCAGTTTGCCGCTACGCCGGATCTGCGCTGTGGCGATGCACAGCTGATTTCCGCCGCTGAGCGTGTGCAGATCGCGCGCATTAACGATACCGGCATGGCGCTGCCGGAGACCACCCTCAGCCAGCTGGTGGCGGAGCAGACGCGCAGAACACCCGACGCGCCCGCGCTGGCGGATGCCCACTGGCAGTTCAGCTATCGCGAGATGCGCCAGCAGGTGATTGCGCTGGCGCAACGCTTGCGCGAGCAGGGCGTGCAGCCTGGCGACAGCGTGGCGGTGGCGCTGCCGCGCTCAGTATTTCTGACGCTGGCGCTGCATGCCATCGTCGAAGCGGGAGCCGCCTGGCTGCCGCTCGATACCGGTTATCCTGACGATCGCCTGCGCATGATGCTGGAAGATGCCCGCCCGCGTTTGCTGATCACCGCCCCGGATCAGCAGGCACGCTTTGCGGATCTGCCGGATCTCAACACCCTGTGTTACACCGCGCCGTTGCCGGTAAGCGATACGCAGGGGCTTCAGCTTTCACGCCCGCAGCACACGGCGTACATTATTTTCACTTCCGGCTCCACCGGTCGCCCGAAAGGAGTGATGGTCGGGCAGACGGCGATCGTCAACCGCTTGCTGTGGATGCAGGCGGCGTATCCGCTCAGCGCCGCAGACGTCGTGGCGCAAAAAACGCCGTGCAGTTTTGACGTCTCGGTGTGGGAATTCTTCTGGCCGTTTATCGCCGGTGCACAAGTGGTGATGGCGGAGCCGGACACGCACCGGGATCCCCAGGCGCTGCAAAATTTCTTCGCACAGTGGGGCGTCACCACCACCCATTTTGTACCCTCAATGCTGGCGGCCTTTGTCGCCGCGCTGACGCCGGAAACCGCGCGCACACACTGCCGCACGCTGAAACAGGTATTCTGTAGCGGCGAGGCGTTGCCGGCCGATCTGTGCCGGGAGTGGGAGCAGCTGACCGGTGCGCCGCTGCATAATCTGTATGGCCCGACGGAAGCGGCGGTGGACGTTAGCTGGTATCCGGCTCACGGCGAGGCGCTGGCGGCAGTCACCGGTAACAGCGTGCCCATTGGTTTTCCGGTATGGAACACCGGTCTGCGCATCCTCGACGCGATGATGCAGCCGGTACCGCCGGGCGTGGCGGGGGATCTCTATCTCACCGGCATTCAGCTGGCGCAGGGTTATCTGGGGCGCGCCGATCTCACCGCCAGCCGCTTTATTGCCGATCCCTTTGTTCCGGGGGAGTGGATGTACCGCACCGGCGATGTCGCGCGCTGGCTGGATAACGGTGCAGTGGAATACCTCGGGCGCAGTGACGATCAGCTGAAAATTCGCGGTCAGCGTATTGAACTGGGCGAAATCGATCGCGTGATGCAGAGTCTGCCGGACGTGGCGCAGGCGGTGGCCCACGCCTGTGTGCTCAATCAGGCAGCAATCGGTGGCGGCGATGCACGTCAGCTGGTGGGATACCTGGTCTCCGAATCGGGCCTGCCGCTGGACCGCGAAGCGCTGCGTGAGCAGCTCACCGCGCGGCTGCCGCCGCATATGGTGCCGGTGGTGCTGGTGCAGGTGGCGGATCTGCCGCTGAGCGCCAACGGCAAACTGGATCGTAAAGCGCTGCCGGTACCGCAACCCACGGCGAAAGCGGGAGGACGTGCGCCGCAGTCGGCCAGTGAAATTCGCGTGGCGCAGGCATTCTCGCAGTTGCTGGGCGGTGAGGTGGATGATGCGCAGGCGGATTTCTTCGCCCTCGGCGGGCATTCGCTGCTGGCAATGCGGCTGGCGGCGCTGCTCAGCCGCGAGTGTGAGCGTCAGGTGACGCCGGGGCAAATCATGGTCGCCTCAACGGTCGCCCGGCTTGCGGCGCTGCTCGACGCCGAAAACGACGAGCAGGCGCAGCGTCTGGGGTATGAGGCGATTTTACCGCTGCGCGAGAGTCACGGCCCGACGCTGTTCTGCTTCCATCCGGCTTCCGGCTTTGCCTGGCAGTTCAGCGTGCTGGCGCGTTATCTGCATCCGCGCTGGTCGATCACCGGCATTCAGTCACCGCGCCCGGATGGCCCAATGGCGACCGCCGCCACGCTGGATGAGGTATGCGAGCATCATCTGCGCACGCTGCTCGCCCGTCAGCCGCACGGCCCGTACTATCTTTTCGGCTATTCCCTCGGCGGTACGCTGGCGCAGGGCATTGCCGCGAGGTTACGCCAGCGTGGCGAGGCGGTCGCGTTTCTCGGCCTGCTCGATACCTGGCCGCCGGAGACGCAGAACTGGGCGGAAAAAGAGGCTAACGGACTGGATCCGGAAGTGCTGGCGGAAATCGACCGCGAGCGCGAGGCGTTTCTTGCCGCCCAGCAGGGCAGCGCCCCGGGAGAGCTGTTCAGCGCCATCGAAGGCAACTATGGCGATGCGGTGCGGCTGCTCAGCAGCGCCCATAGCGTCGCTTTTGACGGCAAAGCGACGCTGTTTGTGGCTGAACAGACGCTGCCGGAAGGGATGGATCCTGCCCGCGCCTGGTCGCCCTGGGTACGCGAGCTGGATATTTATCCGCAGCCCTGCGCCCACGTCGATATTATCTCTCCCCGCGCCTTCGAATCCATCGGGCCGATAATGCAAAAACTGCTGCAATAA
- the entS gene encoding enterobactin transporter EntS, whose translation MNRQSWLLNMSLLKTHPAFRAVFIARFISILSLGLLGVGVPVQIQSMTHSSALVGLAVTLTGGAMFVGLMVGGVLADRYERKRLILIARGTCGLGFIGLALNAALPEPSLIAIYLLGLWDGFFGALGVTALLAATPALVGRENLMQAGAITMLTVRLGSVISPLCGGLLLASGGVVWNYGLAAAGTFITTLTLLRLPLLPPPPQPREHPLKSLLAAFQFLLRSPLIGGIALLGGLLTMASAVRVLYPALAVNWQMSASEIGLLYAAVPLGAALGALTSGNMAQRSRPGAIMLCTTVAAFVAVALFSLMPVWGLGVFFLALFGWLSAVSSLLQYTLIQTQTPEAMLGRINGLWTAQNVTGDAIGAALLGGMGALMTPAASASLGGWVLAVIGLLLVVVLKELRRFHQPNSVANR comes from the coding sequence ATGAACCGACAATCCTGGCTGCTTAATATGAGCCTGCTGAAAACCCACCCGGCGTTCCGCGCGGTGTTTATCGCCCGCTTTATCTCCATTTTATCCCTCGGTTTACTGGGCGTCGGCGTGCCGGTGCAGATCCAGTCAATGACCCATTCCAGCGCGCTGGTGGGGCTTGCGGTCACCCTGACCGGCGGGGCGATGTTTGTCGGGCTGATGGTGGGCGGCGTGCTGGCGGATCGCTACGAGCGTAAGCGTCTGATCCTGATTGCGCGCGGCACCTGCGGTCTGGGTTTTATCGGTCTGGCCCTGAATGCGGCGCTGCCGGAACCCTCGCTTATCGCCATTTACCTGCTCGGCCTGTGGGACGGTTTTTTTGGCGCGCTCGGCGTGACGGCGCTGCTGGCGGCGACGCCTGCGCTGGTCGGGCGTGAAAATCTGATGCAGGCTGGCGCGATCACCATGCTGACCGTGCGTCTGGGATCGGTAATTTCCCCGCTGTGCGGCGGCCTGCTGCTCGCCTCCGGCGGCGTGGTGTGGAACTACGGGCTGGCGGCGGCGGGAACCTTTATCACCACTCTGACGCTGCTGCGTTTACCGCTGCTGCCCCCACCGCCGCAGCCGCGGGAACATCCGCTGAAATCCCTGCTGGCGGCGTTTCAGTTTTTACTGCGTAGCCCGCTGATTGGCGGGATCGCATTACTGGGCGGGCTGCTGACCATGGCGAGCGCCGTGCGGGTGCTCTATCCGGCGCTGGCGGTGAACTGGCAGATGTCGGCATCGGAAATTGGTCTGCTGTATGCCGCGGTCCCGCTCGGCGCGGCGCTGGGGGCGCTGACCAGCGGTAATATGGCGCAGCGTTCGCGTCCGGGGGCAATCATGCTGTGTACCACCGTCGCCGCCTTTGTGGCAGTGGCGCTGTTCAGCCTGATGCCGGTCTGGGGGCTGGGCGTATTTTTCCTCGCGCTCTTTGGCTGGCTGAGCGCGGTAAGTTCGCTTCTGCAGTACACGCTGATCCAGACGCAGACGCCCGAGGCGATGCTCGGGCGCATAAACGGTTTATGGACGGCGCAGAACGTGACCGGCGACGCCATTGGCGCGGCATTGCTCGGTGGCATGGGGGCGCTGATGACGCCAGCCGCTTCCGCCAGTCTCGGCGGCTGGGTGCTGGCGGTCATCGGACTGCTGCTGGTGGTGGTACTGAAAGAATTACGGCGTTTTCATCAGCCAAACAGCGTGGCAAACCGCTGA
- the fes gene encoding enterochelin esterase has product MTTQVTGSDAWWKEKHGPEWHRESEEAYQVTFWWRDPHGSEATSPVRHVWIYITGVTDHHQQSTPQSLRRLAGTDVWCWQTTLPASWRGSYCFIPSENENDFAAAVFSGPVPDRLALREGWRGLLSKAMADPLNGASWRGGRGHAMSALEMPGAPVQPGWDRPDTPFAPPDGIHWQSAILKNRRRVWIYTTGETNADTPLAILLDGQFWAESMPVWPALAALTGDGQLPPAVYVLIDVINNDIRNRELPCNADFWHAVQQELLPLIHARTPFSADPARTLVAGQSFGGLAALYAGLHWPQRFGCVLSQSGSYWWPSRTAPLDGELIGQLQRGDVSARGLRIVLEAGKNEPLIWRANQTLLTLLKDTPQTLLWREVDGGHDALCWRGGLTSGLIALWQSLPPAIS; this is encoded by the coding sequence GTGACAACGCAGGTTACGGGCAGCGACGCCTGGTGGAAGGAAAAGCATGGGCCGGAATGGCACCGTGAAAGTGAAGAGGCGTATCAGGTCACCTTCTGGTGGCGCGATCCTCATGGCAGCGAAGCCACCTCCCCGGTGCGCCACGTCTGGATCTACATCACCGGCGTGACCGATCATCATCAGCAATCCACGCCGCAATCCCTGCGCCGTCTTGCCGGTACGGATGTCTGGTGCTGGCAAACGACGCTGCCTGCCAGCTGGCGCGGCAGCTACTGTTTTATTCCCAGTGAAAACGAAAACGATTTTGCCGCCGCGGTCTTCAGCGGCCCGGTGCCGGATCGACTGGCGCTGCGTGAAGGCTGGCGCGGACTGCTGTCAAAGGCGATGGCCGATCCGCTGAATGGGGCCTCCTGGCGCGGCGGGCGCGGTCACGCGATGTCAGCGCTGGAAATGCCTGGGGCGCCAGTCCAGCCAGGCTGGGATCGCCCCGACACGCCCTTTGCGCCGCCCGACGGTATCCACTGGCAGAGCGCGATCCTGAAAAACCGTCGCCGGGTGTGGATCTACACCACCGGCGAGACGAATGCCGATACGCCGCTGGCCATTCTGCTCGACGGTCAGTTCTGGGCCGAAAGTATGCCCGTCTGGCCCGCGCTGGCGGCGCTCACCGGCGACGGACAGTTGCCGCCCGCTGTTTACGTGCTGATCGACGTGATCAATAACGACATTCGCAACCGCGAACTGCCCTGTAACGCAGATTTCTGGCACGCCGTGCAGCAGGAGTTACTGCCGCTGATCCACGCCCGCACGCCGTTCAGCGCAGACCCTGCGCGCACCCTCGTCGCCGGTCAGAGTTTTGGCGGTCTGGCGGCGCTGTACGCCGGACTGCACTGGCCACAACGTTTTGGCTGCGTGCTGAGTCAGTCGGGATCGTACTGGTGGCCGAGCCGCACTGCGCCTCTGGACGGCGAGCTTATCGGCCAGCTGCAACGCGGCGACGTCAGCGCGCGCGGGCTGCGTATTGTGCTTGAAGCGGGTAAAAACGAGCCGCTGATCTGGCGTGCCAACCAGACGCTGCTGACGCTGTTAAAAGATACCCCGCAGACCTTGCTGTGGCGTGAGGTTGATGGCGGACACGATGCCCTTTGCTGGCGCGGCGGCCTGACCTCAGGACTGATCGCGCTCTGGCAGTCCCTGCCTCCCGCCATCTCATAA
- a CDS encoding MbtH family protein: protein MEFSNPFDNAQGHFYILQNAQQQFSLWPQHCALPEGWRVICAPQPQEACNAWLAAQWQTLTPAHYAR from the coding sequence ATGGAATTCAGTAATCCCTTCGATAACGCCCAGGGACACTTTTATATTCTGCAAAATGCACAGCAGCAGTTCAGCCTGTGGCCGCAACACTGCGCGCTGCCGGAAGGCTGGCGCGTGATCTGTGCGCCGCAACCGCAGGAGGCCTGCAACGCCTGGCTTGCTGCCCAGTGGCAGACCCTAACCCCTGCGCATTACGCGCGCTGA